Proteins found in one Aethina tumida isolate Nest 87 chromosome 1, icAetTumi1.1, whole genome shotgun sequence genomic segment:
- the LOC109606588 gene encoding uncharacterized protein LOC109606588 → MAEDKIGVPHFDKLDDYVSACETAEDMWISLLSVYERKDTASKMCAIQSFHKYKFDGGGMASHIAKIENLAKQCKLQSHTIDDTTLMCKIVRRELRANKEPLEALVVSKKSVGKVEKKIANGERQKRNVKCYKCQNFEHFAREWRSKKKHYDRHFNSGGVTFNVEEGVILSANSDDAWLADSGASFHMTSHREWFSKFKLVSQAMNLPDKSVIEVKGEGAVPIEVYLNGKFNKATLTNVKFIPGLSKNLFSIGAASTLGIFTMVQGDKMLFSLNGNVVTNIIRHSNNTYRMLARVPITIEANIVEDDFKLWHERETVKLGLLKDIKLPEKGEFVCEACIYGKSKRRSFKSSEKTYI, encoded by the exons ATGGCAGAAGATAAGATTGGGGTTCCCCATTTTGATAAGTTAGATG ATTATGTATCGGCCTGTGAGACTGCAGAGGACATGTGGATCAGTTTGTTGTCGGTATATGAACGAAAAGATACAGCCAGTAAGATGTGTGCGATCCAATCGTTTCATAAGTACAAGTTTGATGGTGGAGGTATGGCGAGTCATATTGCAAAAATTGAGAATCTGGCCAAGCAATGTAAACTTCAATCACATACCATTGACGATACAACGCTAATGTGTAAGAT CGTGAGGCGCGAATTGAGGGCGAACAAAGAACCTCTAGAAGCTTTGGTGGTGAGTAAAAAGTCAGTTGGTAAAGTAGAAAAGAAGATTGCTAATGGTGAAAGGCAGAAGAGAAATGTGAAGTGTtacaaatgtcaaaattttgaacactTTGCTCGTGAGTGGCGTTCAAAGAAGAAGCACTATGATCGTCATTTCAACTCTGGTGGAGTAACGTTTAATGTTGAAGAGGGTGTTATTTTGTCCGCAAACTCCGATGACGCTTGGTTGGCGGACAGTGGCGCTTCATTCCACATGACATCCCATCGTGAATggtttagtaaatttaaattagtatcgCAAGCAATGAATTTACCAGATAAGTCAGTGATTGAAGTTAAAGGAGAAGGTGCTGTTCCAAttgaagtatatttaaatggtaaatttaaCAAGGCCACGCTTACAAATGTAAAGTTTATTCCTGGAttgagtaaaaatttatttagcatAGGTGCAGCTTCTACTTTGGGTATTTTCACCATGGTCCAAGGcgataaaatgttgtttagtCTTAATGGCAATGtggttacaaatataatacgtCACTCAAATAACACTTATCGAATGCTTGCTCGAGTACCAATAACCATCGAAGCAAATATTGTAGAAGACGACTTTAAGTTATGGCACGAGCGAGAGACAGTCAAGCTTGGATTATTGAAAGACATCAAATTACCTGAGAAAGGTGAATTTGTGTGTGAAGCGTGTATCTATGGAAAGTCCAAGAGGCGATCATTCAAGTCATCCGAAAAAACGTACATATAG